The Impatiens glandulifera chromosome 3, dImpGla2.1, whole genome shotgun sequence genome contains a region encoding:
- the LOC124930360 gene encoding uncharacterized protein LOC124930360, producing the protein MDSFGISNIHIEKTNPIFRYQTKKKIEALFRLIEMILLLLAVSSFSTYKISGEYFRSLFGIILSPQIVFLIGNIIVAVLFMKSGFFSSSNMNESIDTDFYHGYVKIGEKNVRFNEQKQSSLDIARVKDIPKKKERKIERSLPEKITKRIDRENMGRQLRRSATENCRKVKCPEKEMNGEEFRQTVEAFIARQQRFLRE; encoded by the coding sequence ATGGATTCATTTGGAATCTCAAACATCCATATCGAAAAGACTAATCCAATCTTCCGTTACCAAACCAAGAAAAAGATCGAAGCTCTCTTCCGTCTCATCGAAATGATTCTCCTTCTCCTTGCCGTTTCCAGTTTCTCCACCTATAAAATCTCCGGCGAGTACTTCCGGTCACTTTTCGGCATCATTCTGAGCCCTCAGATTGTCTTTTTAATCGGAAATATCATCGTCGCAGTTCTCTTCATGAAATCCGGTTTCTTTTCAAGTTCAAATATGAATGAAAGTATTGATACAGATTTCTATCATGGGTATGTGAAAATCGGCGAGAAAAATGTGAGATTTAATGAACAAAAACAGAGCAGTTTAGATATTGCTAGAGTTAAAGATATACccaaaaagaaagagaggaagATTGAAAGGAGCTTACCGGAGAAAATAACGAAGAGGATTGATCGAGAAAACATGGGCAGGCAGTTGAGACGGTCGGCGACTGAGAATTGTCGGAAAGTTAAGTGTCCTGAGAAGGAAATGAACGGCGAGGAATTCCGGCAGACGGTGGAGGCTTTTATTGCGAGGCAGCAGAGGTTTCTCCGGGAATAG